In Listeria cossartiae subsp. cossartiae, one genomic interval encodes:
- a CDS encoding NusG domain II-containing protein: protein MRQYMKMVRPFDFVIIVALILGSFLPLILFSVAEAKNVGDDVVAIISQDGKVIREIPLTGHKGNEQFTIKGKGAQYNLMEVDGERIRIKEDNSPDQVGVKMGWKSKAGDTIVCLPHKVFVEIKSTDKKSKDPDTDLIVPN from the coding sequence ATGCGTCAATATATGAAAATGGTACGCCCATTTGATTTTGTTATTATCGTTGCACTGATTTTGGGTTCGTTTTTACCACTAATATTATTTTCTGTCGCGGAAGCTAAAAACGTAGGCGATGATGTCGTAGCAATCATTTCACAAGATGGCAAAGTGATTCGGGAAATCCCTTTAACTGGCCACAAAGGAAATGAACAGTTTACGATTAAAGGAAAAGGCGCGCAATATAATTTGATGGAAGTAGATGGCGAGCGGATTCGTATTAAAGAAGACAACAGCCCAGACCAAGTAGGCGTCAAAATGGGCTGGAAATCCAAAGCCGGTGACACCATTGTTTGTCTACCACATAAAGTATTCGTAGAAATCAAATCAACAGACAAAAAAAGCAAGGACCCCGATACAGATTTAATTGTGCCGAATTAA
- a CDS encoding inorganic phosphate transporter: MDTVILVTIIIVIVGLAFDFINGFHDIANAVATSISTRALKPRVAIGIAAIMNFLGAISFTGVAESLTKSIVDPFSLNNGEFVVLCGLIAAVIWNLMTWLVGMPSSSSHALIGAIAGASIASASSFSVLNWSGFTTIIVALIISPILGFTVGFLIYSLFKHLFHDKKLGKMNRRFRFIQIGTAAAQAYSHGTNDAQKTMGVITLALVASGLLKESAGIPFWVQVSCAASMAIGSSVGGYRIIKTVGTKIMKITPVTGVASDLSSLSVIMTATLIHLPVSTTQVIDSSIMGVGTANHKKEVNWRTGKNMVVTWFITLPLAGILAAVVYWISAAIFL, encoded by the coding sequence ATGGATACAGTTATTTTAGTAACGATTATTATTGTCATCGTGGGGTTGGCATTTGATTTTATCAACGGCTTTCACGATATTGCCAATGCTGTGGCCACGAGTATCTCAACTAGAGCGTTAAAACCGCGCGTAGCTATTGGAATTGCAGCAATCATGAACTTTCTGGGCGCCATTTCGTTTACAGGTGTGGCGGAGTCGCTCACGAAAAGTATAGTAGATCCATTTTCGCTTAATAATGGGGAGTTTGTTGTTTTATGTGGCTTGATTGCCGCGGTGATTTGGAATTTGATGACTTGGCTTGTTGGTATGCCGAGTAGTTCCTCGCATGCGCTGATTGGTGCAATAGCTGGGGCCTCCATCGCCTCCGCAAGCAGTTTCAGCGTGCTTAATTGGTCTGGATTTACAACGATTATCGTCGCATTAATTATCTCGCCAATTCTTGGTTTTACAGTTGGTTTTCTGATTTATTCGCTCTTCAAACACCTTTTTCACGATAAAAAACTTGGAAAAATGAATCGGCGCTTTCGTTTTATCCAAATTGGAACCGCGGCGGCGCAAGCTTATTCACATGGAACGAATGATGCGCAAAAAACAATGGGTGTTATCACGCTAGCCTTAGTTGCGAGTGGACTTTTGAAAGAGTCGGCGGGTATTCCGTTTTGGGTCCAAGTGAGTTGTGCGGCATCGATGGCGATTGGCTCGTCTGTTGGTGGCTACCGGATTATCAAAACGGTCGGAACGAAAATCATGAAAATCACCCCGGTTACTGGAGTTGCATCTGATTTAAGTTCGCTTTCCGTCATCATGACAGCCACCCTGATCCATTTGCCAGTAAGTACGACGCAAGTAATTGACAGTTCGATTATGGGCGTTGGAACAGCTAACCATAAAAAAGAAGTCAATTGGCGCACTGGGAAAAACATGGTTGTCACTTGGTTTATAACGTTACCACTGGCAGGAATTTTGGCAGCAGTGGTATACTGGATATCAGCAGCAATTTTTTTATAA
- a CDS encoding DUF4064 domain-containing protein, giving the protein MNRQTEFTLLIVGASLSILTFFGAALYAVIFGFSALVIFDDASYFASSEDLFVTGIMAFGSIIAAIFGLISAIFGFIGAFKVNSGGSKLKTIAICFIILGGLQAFSIHGILFIIAGILILNKKEYKTVSKKYETISTEDEGTKWE; this is encoded by the coding sequence ATGAACAGACAAACAGAATTTACATTACTTATCGTTGGTGCTTCGTTAAGCATATTAACTTTTTTTGGAGCTGCGCTTTACGCCGTGATTTTTGGTTTTAGCGCGCTGGTGATATTTGACGATGCAAGTTATTTCGCGAGTTCAGAAGATTTATTTGTAACAGGGATAATGGCTTTTGGCTCAATAATTGCCGCAATTTTTGGTCTTATATCCGCAATTTTTGGCTTCATTGGTGCATTTAAAGTGAACAGTGGCGGCTCAAAATTAAAAACAATCGCCATTTGCTTTATCATTTTAGGTGGATTACAAGCTTTCTCAATTCACGGAATTTTATTCATAATTGCAGGTATTTTAATACTTAACAAAAAAGAATATAAAACAGTTTCTAAGAAATATGAAACAATTTCTACAGAAGATGAGGGGACGAAATGGGAATGA
- a CDS encoding PTS fructose transporter subunit IIB, with translation MKVVGVTSCIAGLAHTPMAAKALEKAGVKLGHDVKIEQQGAMGTIDEITPAEVSAADVVIIAADKVIDGEDRFKGKPVVRVKIGQCVANGEAVLSKVVAAIEARKQKEAN, from the coding sequence ATGAAAGTTGTAGGAGTTACGTCATGTATCGCAGGACTTGCGCACACACCAATGGCAGCAAAGGCATTAGAAAAAGCGGGAGTAAAATTAGGTCACGATGTCAAAATCGAACAACAAGGAGCGATGGGAACAATCGATGAAATTACGCCAGCTGAAGTAAGCGCGGCAGATGTAGTTATCATCGCGGCGGATAAAGTGATCGACGGGGAAGATCGTTTCAAAGGAAAGCCAGTCGTTCGTGTGAAAATTGGTCAATGTGTCGCGAACGGGGAAGCGGTGTTGAGTAAAGTAGTTGCAGCAATTGAAGCACGCAAACAAAAGGAGGCTAATTAA
- a CDS encoding BglG family transcription antiterminator, translated as MGYFAYKRLETLYGMLLDAGSHLSAQKLSQDLHISERTIRTDIAKLTEFLESHGATITLTRGAGYKIEILDPAVFQTFQAEKSKPKNADYFDLDNPEERVKYEIFLLLSSADYIKLEDLADTIFASRATISNDMKQVRKVIAAYDLTLVSKPGSGVKIIGEEEKMRYALTALIASKNTPESYLETFFEWHKQKDKLQKLMTAVTDYFFATNIRFTDEALQNLLLHMMILVERIELGHTLEKFELTDVSEEEIAIASKLATIIESLFEIEIADADKNYLLLQIASKRILNVEDKEISEFDDYAYIEGMLDRIESHYFYHLQDDMQLKKDLVAHIHSMLYRVKYHMTVKNPMTEHIKRYYPLAYEITLDAVESLKKDYPYDINQNELAYLALHIGASLERNYQISYYRHKSALIVCGSGFGTARIVEAKVKSAVSNLDITKVVSIQEYNRFIHIEEDIILSTVRIPEKNKPVIKISNIPTNEELKMLGAIIQEQTDPNRGFLSNFFTADFFARSSMTSKTAILEEMVDSLQRQNIVGDDFLRSVLEREKLGSTVLGTGIAIPHPLGLMAKETKIVIRILDKPIKWDQKQSVHAVFLLCISKNDYEEAINIYELLVELVREEYGEKLSGLSDFYAFTALANDILKKK; from the coding sequence ATGGGATATTTCGCTTATAAACGTTTGGAAACACTATATGGCATGCTCCTTGATGCGGGTAGCCACTTATCAGCTCAGAAACTCAGCCAAGATTTACATATTTCCGAACGAACGATACGAACGGACATTGCTAAACTAACCGAATTTCTCGAAAGCCACGGGGCAACCATAACGCTTACTCGAGGAGCGGGATACAAAATCGAAATCCTTGATCCAGCCGTTTTCCAAACTTTTCAGGCCGAAAAAAGCAAACCGAAAAACGCCGATTATTTTGACTTAGATAATCCCGAAGAACGCGTAAAATATGAGATTTTCTTGCTGCTATCAAGCGCCGACTACATTAAATTGGAAGACTTGGCAGATACGATTTTTGCTAGCCGTGCAACCATTTCAAATGATATGAAGCAAGTTCGAAAAGTTATTGCAGCGTATGATTTAACGCTCGTCTCAAAACCGGGTAGTGGCGTGAAAATTATCGGAGAAGAAGAAAAAATGCGCTACGCTTTAACCGCGCTAATTGCTTCCAAAAACACCCCGGAATCCTACTTAGAAACATTTTTCGAATGGCATAAACAAAAAGATAAACTGCAAAAATTAATGACAGCCGTGACCGATTATTTTTTTGCGACCAACATTCGTTTCACAGACGAAGCGCTTCAAAATTTACTTTTACATATGATGATTTTAGTGGAACGAATTGAACTCGGGCATACGTTGGAAAAGTTTGAATTAACGGATGTTAGTGAAGAAGAAATCGCAATTGCGTCTAAATTGGCTACTATTATAGAATCCCTTTTCGAAATAGAGATTGCGGACGCGGACAAAAATTATTTACTTCTCCAAATCGCCAGCAAACGAATTCTGAATGTAGAAGATAAAGAAATTAGCGAATTTGATGATTATGCGTATATCGAAGGCATGTTGGACCGCATTGAGTCACATTATTTTTATCATTTACAGGATGACATGCAGCTGAAAAAGGATCTTGTTGCCCATATTCATTCGATGTTATACCGCGTGAAATACCATATGACCGTCAAAAACCCAATGACGGAGCACATCAAGCGCTATTACCCGTTAGCTTACGAAATCACGCTCGATGCAGTAGAATCACTAAAAAAAGACTACCCATATGACATTAATCAAAATGAATTAGCCTATTTGGCGCTTCATATCGGGGCATCTTTAGAGCGAAATTATCAAATCTCTTACTATCGGCATAAATCGGCTTTAATCGTCTGCGGCTCAGGTTTTGGAACGGCGCGAATTGTGGAAGCAAAAGTGAAGTCGGCAGTGAGCAATCTCGACATTACAAAAGTGGTTTCGATTCAAGAATATAACCGTTTTATCCATATTGAAGAAGATATCATTCTTTCCACCGTTAGAATACCTGAGAAAAATAAGCCGGTCATCAAAATCAGCAACATCCCAACTAATGAAGAATTAAAAATGCTTGGGGCGATTATTCAAGAACAAACCGATCCAAACCGCGGCTTTCTATCCAATTTTTTCACGGCTGATTTTTTTGCGAGAAGCAGTATGACGAGTAAAACGGCAATTTTAGAAGAGATGGTCGACTCATTGCAGCGGCAAAATATTGTTGGCGACGACTTCCTGCGCTCGGTTCTCGAACGTGAAAAACTAGGCTCAACTGTACTCGGAACTGGAATAGCAATCCCACATCCACTCGGACTGATGGCGAAAGAAACAAAAATCGTTATTCGGATATTAGATAAGCCAATCAAATGGGATCAAAAACAATCCGTTCACGCCGTATTTTTACTATGTATAAGCAAAAATGATTATGAAGAAGCCATTAATATCTATGAGTTACTTGTGGAATTAGTGCGCGAAGAATACGGTGAAAAACTTTCAGGGCTTTCTGATTTTTATGCATTCACGGCTCTGGCAAATGATATATTGAAGAAAAAGTAA
- a CDS encoding DUF1149 family protein codes for MDIVTNKIVVEKYNFETTMEPNEQFENKIELEVHEVEPVDGNVELMSKGKIFKITIPFLLVLENFRIDGRISRIIQLKDFFGDFSDLEAVDVEGISNPLIDYIKRLTYDVTEIAFDEPGVSLDFNANHNG; via the coding sequence ATGGATATTGTAACTAATAAGATTGTCGTAGAAAAGTACAACTTTGAAACAACGATGGAACCAAATGAGCAATTCGAAAACAAAATTGAATTAGAGGTCCATGAAGTAGAGCCGGTCGATGGAAATGTGGAGCTTATGTCAAAAGGAAAAATTTTCAAGATAACTATTCCTTTTTTATTAGTCCTTGAAAATTTCCGGATTGATGGTAGAATCAGCCGCATTATTCAATTAAAAGATTTTTTCGGCGATTTTTCGGATTTAGAAGCGGTTGATGTGGAAGGGATATCGAATCCATTAATTGACTACATCAAGCGTTTAACATACGATGTGACGGAAATTGCGTTCGATGAGCCGGGGGTTAGTCTGGATTTTAACGCTAACCATAATGGCTAG
- a CDS encoding BH0509 family protein, with protein MEIEQQADDTWVLVEIVSLVTNVERQRLRELSYSELEDLYKRVVVER; from the coding sequence ATGGAAATAGAACAACAAGCGGATGATACTTGGGTTTTAGTTGAAATTGTCAGCCTTGTGACCAACGTGGAACGACAAAGATTAAGAGAACTTAGCTATTCTGAATTGGAAGATTTGTATAAAAGAGTGGTCGTTGAGCGTTAA
- a CDS encoding SRPBCC family protein, with amino-acid sequence MDESITKLDAGGAVVEFELEINASAAAVFELLTTNEGLAKWFDELEMGELGADGHLLFVMTPEEKIKMPIRALEANQKLAFEWDQDEVAFELNAIAANKTKLTFTEQLTAITEHSPRDISGWHICLKKLQASAEGKTYDFNKAEFESLFAKYQKELNIEK; translated from the coding sequence ATGGATGAATCAATCACGAAGCTAGATGCTGGCGGGGCGGTCGTTGAGTTTGAATTAGAAATCAACGCATCGGCGGCAGCGGTTTTCGAATTATTAACAACAAATGAAGGCTTGGCAAAATGGTTTGATGAACTTGAAATGGGTGAACTTGGCGCGGATGGACATTTACTTTTCGTTATGACGCCTGAAGAAAAAATAAAAATGCCAATTCGCGCATTGGAAGCTAACCAGAAACTTGCTTTCGAGTGGGATCAAGATGAAGTTGCCTTTGAACTGAATGCCATTGCGGCGAATAAAACGAAGCTAACATTCACAGAACAGCTCACTGCAATCACCGAACATAGCCCGAGAGATATTTCCGGTTGGCATATTTGCTTGAAGAAATTACAAGCGAGCGCAGAAGGAAAAACATACGATTTCAACAAAGCAGAGTTCGAATCACTTTTTGCTAAGTATCAAAAAGAACTAAATATCGAAAAATAA
- a CDS encoding PTS sugar transporter subunit IIA, whose translation MIVSEEQLFLNQHLSTKEEVLAFIADKAAEIGITTNSAQVERDLWAREKEYATAVQQLIAIPHAKTEAISEAKLLFIRLVEPIDWESKEGFKAQAIFAILVPASEASQQHLKILSSVAVNLLEETFQEQILTIKTEHELMDYLKDNLEGELI comes from the coding sequence ATGATAGTATCAGAAGAACAATTATTTTTAAATCAGCATCTAAGCACAAAAGAAGAAGTGCTAGCTTTTATTGCAGACAAGGCGGCTGAAATTGGCATCACGACGAATTCGGCACAAGTAGAGCGCGATTTATGGGCACGCGAAAAAGAATACGCAACAGCAGTACAACAATTAATCGCCATTCCACATGCGAAAACGGAGGCAATATCGGAAGCGAAACTGCTTTTCATTCGTCTTGTTGAACCGATTGATTGGGAGTCAAAAGAAGGCTTTAAGGCACAAGCCATTTTTGCGATATTAGTTCCAGCAAGTGAAGCCAGCCAGCAACATCTGAAAATTTTATCCAGTGTGGCTGTGAATTTACTAGAAGAAACGTTTCAAGAACAAATTTTAACGATTAAAACGGAACACGAACTGATGGATTACTTGAAAGATAATTTGGAAGGAGAATTGATATGA
- a CDS encoding PTS fructose transporter subunit IIC, protein MKGKLNEAKDHLMSGISYALPVIIAGSLVVAVAKLIGIIGGVTNLDAYADASGFYHYVYLFQNVGWAAIGLLNLVLAGYIAYSIAGKPALAAGFVGGVLATSTNAGFLGAVVAGFFAGWLTNWVKKHVRITGPAASSLPLIILPLITVGATGILMSLILGGPLGWLNQTLLDWVTEMCKNDTNVIILALILGAMIGFDLGGPVNKAAWMAGNALFMSGIYLPSIMINVAICIPPLGYGIATLLRKKNYSTTFKEAGNGALIMGLIGVTEGAIPFTLRSPGKLIPLNVIACAIGSAVTMGLGAYVKMPPIGGMYGFFTIGNGWAYLVGGLVGAFIIGICANLFVNFTEEETAAADDAIDDIDISFDEIEIK, encoded by the coding sequence ATGAAAGGGAAATTAAACGAAGCAAAAGACCACTTAATGTCGGGGATATCGTATGCACTACCGGTTATTATTGCGGGGTCACTTGTTGTAGCTGTTGCAAAATTAATTGGGATTATTGGCGGGGTTACAAATCTAGATGCTTACGCTGATGCAAGCGGATTTTATCATTACGTTTATTTATTTCAAAATGTAGGTTGGGCGGCAATTGGCTTACTTAACTTAGTGCTTGCTGGATATATTGCTTATTCAATCGCTGGCAAACCGGCGCTTGCTGCGGGTTTTGTCGGTGGGGTTTTGGCTACTAGTACAAATGCTGGTTTCTTAGGTGCTGTGGTCGCTGGTTTCTTCGCCGGTTGGTTAACAAACTGGGTGAAAAAACATGTTCGTATCACTGGACCAGCTGCTAGTTCTTTACCGCTAATTATTTTGCCACTTATCACGGTTGGCGCCACGGGGATACTGATGTCACTTATTCTCGGCGGACCGCTTGGATGGCTAAACCAAACATTACTTGATTGGGTAACAGAAATGTGTAAAAACGATACAAATGTCATTATTCTAGCACTTATTTTAGGAGCAATGATTGGATTTGACCTTGGTGGACCTGTGAATAAAGCTGCTTGGATGGCTGGGAATGCGCTATTTATGAGTGGGATTTACCTACCTTCGATTATGATTAACGTCGCAATCTGTATTCCGCCACTTGGCTACGGAATCGCTACACTTTTACGCAAAAAGAATTATTCTACTACGTTCAAAGAAGCTGGAAATGGTGCGCTAATCATGGGACTAATTGGGGTCACGGAAGGTGCGATTCCATTTACACTACGTAGCCCTGGTAAATTAATTCCGCTAAATGTAATTGCCTGCGCGATTGGTAGTGCTGTAACAATGGGACTTGGCGCTTATGTGAAAATGCCGCCAATCGGTGGGATGTATGGTTTCTTCACCATTGGTAACGGCTGGGCTTACTTAGTTGGTGGTCTAGTTGGAGCATTTATTATCGGAATTTGCGCGAATTTATTCGTCAATTTCACCGAAGAAGAAACAGCTGCTGCAGACGATGCTATTGACGATATCGATATTAGTTTTGACGAAATAGAGATTAAATAA
- a CDS encoding VOC family protein — MKIEHVALWTTNLEKMKQFYITYFGATANDLYENKTKGFTSYFLSFASGARLEIMSRTDVTNQVSGENLGWAHIAISTGTKEAVDELTEKLRQDGFEIAGEPRMTGDGYYESVVLDPEGNRIEITW; from the coding sequence ATGAAAATTGAACACGTCGCATTATGGACAACTAACTTAGAAAAAATGAAACAATTTTATATTACTTATTTTGGTGCAACTGCAAATGATTTATATGAGAATAAAACAAAGGGCTTCACATCTTACTTTCTTTCGTTTGCGAGTGGGGCAAGACTAGAGATTATGAGCCGGACGGATGTAACTAATCAAGTAAGCGGTGAAAACCTAGGCTGGGCGCATATCGCTATTTCTACAGGAACAAAAGAAGCGGTCGACGAATTGACTGAAAAACTAAGACAAGATGGTTTTGAAATTGCCGGTGAGCCAAGAATGACAGGGGACGGATACTACGAAAGTGTCGTACTTGACCCAGAAGGCAACCGCATCGAAATAACTTGGTAG
- the mngB gene encoding mannosylglycerate hydrolase has protein sequence MTKTKVHVIPHSHWDREWYFTSSRSTIYLVKHLKEVIETLEAKDDYHFYLMDAQSSLIEDYLRYCPEDKSRLEKLIAEKRLITGPWYTQTDQLVISQESIVRNLLYGTRIAREMGHSMAVGYVPDAFGQGGNMPQIYKEFGISKFLFWRGVADNRLKQTEFIWQGDDGTEMLAEQIPFGYYYGANIPENEAELKTYLDDQIGALEEKASTPNVYFPNGLDQAPVRKNLPELVAKFNELDSTREYQIASPETFFADLEKDVTDLPVIAGELTEGKHSRLHKSIFSTRADLKQANNQIENFLSNVLEPVLSISYSLGNRYPHNELAEIWKLMFENAAHDSIGGCNSDTTNRDVKHRYKLASDLATNLLDLNMRLISEKIEQKQPFQFTVFNPLPYEKSGVIKMTAYIPEDNFTVEDTQGNTLEYTILEKTDLTEYVLNQHIDLNPSKPVYLPAKVFLATMLVNVNSLPALGYDTIYFNLEKETPVQEPTQSAATKIENEFYEIQLAANNSLTIHDKKAGRTYTDQMIFVENGDDGDSYNYSPPRKDLVISSKEAVVESIESSISSVNQALTISFKLNVPYNLEERANGEKNNEMTIETVISLRKNEELIRFDVQIDNQVLSHRLCVTFATEIASKFSTADQLFAPIKRQVRLPEMDVWEAEEWQEAPISIEAMQSFVSLHDESHGVAVMTEGVREYEIIGENYDTISLTLFRTFSHMGKTDLLYRPGRASGESIVVTPDAQLLGEINATFALTLFESSFDEAEIAKKAKEYLSNPPVYQMSDFLNGRLIYVYRDEDKILDATYSLELPTIDGAIISAVKKAEDSDAFITRFFNPYLQKEITIPEIFQGKERRLDESKSNEKQTILKHAKVQTYLFEK, from the coding sequence ATGACTAAAACGAAAGTACATGTAATTCCGCATTCACATTGGGATAGAGAATGGTATTTCACTTCAAGCCGCTCAACAATCTATTTAGTGAAGCATTTAAAAGAAGTAATTGAAACTTTAGAAGCGAAAGACGATTACCATTTTTACTTAATGGATGCTCAAAGTTCGTTAATAGAAGATTATTTGCGCTACTGCCCGGAAGATAAATCTAGATTAGAAAAATTGATTGCTGAAAAACGCCTTATTACCGGACCTTGGTATACACAAACGGATCAATTAGTCATTTCACAAGAATCGATTGTTAGAAACTTGCTTTATGGAACGAGAATCGCTCGCGAAATGGGACATAGCATGGCTGTTGGTTATGTCCCGGATGCGTTCGGGCAAGGCGGAAACATGCCGCAAATTTATAAAGAATTCGGCATTTCGAAATTTCTGTTTTGGCGCGGAGTTGCCGATAATCGCTTAAAACAAACCGAATTTATCTGGCAGGGCGATGACGGGACGGAAATGCTAGCGGAGCAAATCCCATTCGGCTATTACTACGGAGCGAACATTCCGGAAAACGAAGCCGAACTTAAAACGTATTTGGATGATCAAATTGGTGCTCTGGAAGAGAAAGCTTCAACGCCAAATGTTTATTTCCCAAATGGCTTAGACCAAGCGCCAGTCAGAAAAAATTTGCCAGAATTAGTTGCGAAATTCAATGAATTAGATAGCACGCGGGAATACCAAATCGCTTCACCAGAAACATTTTTCGCGGATTTAGAAAAAGATGTGACCGATTTACCAGTCATTGCCGGCGAATTAACAGAAGGAAAACATAGTCGCCTGCATAAATCGATTTTCTCTACTCGGGCGGATTTAAAACAAGCAAACAATCAAATCGAAAACTTTTTAAGCAATGTGCTGGAGCCAGTTCTTTCCATCAGCTACTCACTTGGGAATCGCTACCCACACAATGAACTCGCAGAAATTTGGAAGTTGATGTTTGAAAATGCTGCACACGATAGCATTGGTGGCTGTAATAGTGATACGACCAACCGCGACGTCAAACATCGTTACAAATTGGCTTCAGATTTAGCGACCAATTTACTCGATTTAAACATGCGCCTAATCAGCGAAAAAATCGAACAAAAACAGCCGTTCCAATTTACCGTTTTCAACCCACTTCCATACGAAAAAAGTGGCGTTATCAAAATGACTGCATACATTCCAGAAGATAATTTCACAGTAGAAGATACGCAAGGAAACACGCTTGAATACACGATTCTAGAAAAAACAGACCTAACTGAATACGTCTTAAATCAACATATCGATCTAAACCCAAGCAAACCCGTTTATTTACCAGCAAAAGTCTTTTTAGCGACAATGCTAGTAAACGTAAATAGTCTTCCAGCGCTAGGCTATGACACCATCTACTTTAATTTAGAAAAAGAAACTCCAGTGCAAGAACCGACACAATCCGCCGCGACAAAAATCGAAAACGAATTTTATGAAATCCAGTTAGCAGCCAACAATTCACTAACGATTCATGATAAAAAAGCGGGCAGAACTTACACCGATCAAATGATTTTTGTGGAAAATGGCGACGATGGCGATTCGTACAACTATTCTCCGCCACGAAAAGACCTTGTAATTTCATCAAAAGAAGCAGTAGTGGAAAGCATAGAGTCTAGCATATCAAGCGTCAACCAAGCATTAACTATTTCCTTCAAGTTAAATGTACCGTATAATTTAGAAGAACGTGCAAATGGTGAAAAAAATAACGAAATGACTATTGAAACAGTAATTTCTTTACGTAAAAACGAAGAACTCATTCGTTTCGATGTGCAAATTGATAACCAAGTATTGAGTCATCGTTTATGCGTCACTTTCGCCACCGAAATTGCTAGTAAATTCTCGACAGCTGACCAATTATTCGCGCCAATCAAGCGTCAGGTTCGCCTTCCAGAAATGGACGTGTGGGAAGCGGAAGAATGGCAAGAAGCGCCAATTTCGATTGAAGCAATGCAAAGTTTTGTTAGCTTACATGATGAATCTCATGGGGTTGCAGTAATGACAGAAGGCGTGCGCGAATATGAAATCATTGGCGAAAATTACGATACGATTTCGCTAACTCTGTTCCGCACATTTAGCCATATGGGTAAAACCGATTTACTATATCGTCCAGGTAGAGCTTCCGGTGAATCAATCGTTGTGACCCCAGACGCGCAACTACTTGGCGAAATCAACGCAACATTTGCGCTAACTTTATTTGAAAGCTCTTTTGATGAAGCGGAAATCGCGAAAAAAGCAAAAGAATATTTGTCGAATCCACCAGTTTACCAAATGTCAGATTTTCTAAACGGCCGCTTGATTTATGTTTACCGCGACGAAGATAAAATACTGGATGCCACATATAGCTTGGAACTTCCGACAATAGACGGAGCGATTATTAGCGCAGTGAAAAAAGCCGAAGACAGCGATGCCTTCATTACGCGCTTTTTCAATCCATATTTACAAAAAGAAATCACGATTCCAGAAATTTTCCAAGGCAAGGAACGCCGCTTGGATGAAAGTAAATCAAACGAGAAACAAACGATATTAAAACATGCTAAAGTACAAACGTATTTATTTGAAAAGTAA